One Megalopta genalis isolate 19385.01 chromosome 5, iyMegGena1_principal, whole genome shotgun sequence DNA window includes the following coding sequences:
- the LOC117227091 gene encoding uncharacterized protein LOC117227091, producing the protein MHLILLWALVGLIGQVHCKCSIVPIADNERSVAYACTHGDLNDLEEISSEAEWIEFTVSRFHYIPDYAFWRFKNLRRLSFYNCHVNFIAPDAFAGAENRMEWLIFHGTKIHVARTPWFRHLTNLRKLVLDRCGLVHIEPDVFRMLPHLETLGLRDNDLDCLATEDLSYLRSLKSIRIDGNPWLCECRQRLDRYFRERSIRLEADCSREVHLCKRYQCMTQIEFPVVPVTFTTHDMNNYNRLRDWTSIRGSEFQTNVFTSLDRLPDKTSWIEISGLTIEKLPRYGFFRFGNSLRSLDLNDCRIREIESEAFAGLHRLERLSLVGNHFRMVGVDWFRDLLNLQQLILQKNEIEQIDRTALWRVGNSLRHLDLRNNRLRCIAIEELAELKKLERFDATGNPWLCNCRGNLQSFLTLQTIGFEIDAGRCYENENDISEAAGGWRQPQPTTPETSVTAGRVHWTSFEESVNRSRLIIARPRPPPPATEIPVVTPPSVVYTGRCYPEKSNDQSSTIYTCRAITSIEELYAIPETVRSIRVILSKIKKIPGDAFNRFNGHLSKLELRDCGIEEIDVRAFHELYNLEYLSLKNNQLEAVDENLLRGLWNLKHLDLSHNNIYRIENGAFDNIPYLASLDVSENSMNCFGVEYMAERLRYLSSLNVANNPWTCLCGTKLAKFLDARRIRYDKHSLLLKEDCYATDLPAITTTPPPVTSTPIPWNETTETTCVIVDDNAGIRYRCIGANLQMLQALPADVTAIEFHEGHLTRLPAGCFSKFQNLRELVITNSGLTTIEQGAFDGANRLQNITIQDNPLEMIESSSFPLENLQRLDLRGNLIKYIAPNAFRQLTRLEYLNLEGNDLKCIFTSDLNELPEVYIVEFAGNPLKWRCRVELEQFLEARKIRFVRIENSCEGKKLVRNLLLQNKTDGSFVCSSDCSPANQALFHNLLIPFFVLSLMAVRFY; encoded by the exons ATGCATCTAATTCTGCTCTGGGCATTGGTCGGCCTAATTGGCCAAGTGCACTGTAAATGCAGCATAGTACCGATCGCGGACAACGAACGGTCGGTCGCCTACGCGTGCACACACGGCGACCTGAACGACCTCGAAGAGATCTCTAGTGAGGCGGAATGGATAGAGTTCACGGTATCGCGGTTCCATTACATTCCGGACTACGCGTTCTGGCGGTTCAAGAATCTCCGAAGACTCTCCTTCTACAATTGTCATGTGAACTTCATCGCCCCGGACGCATTCGCCGGTGCGGAGAACCGCATGGAATGGCTGATATTCCATGGAACCAAGATCCATGTGGCTAGGACTCCGTGGTTCCGCCACCTGACCAACTTAAGAAAGCTGGTCCTGGACAG ATGCGGTTTGGTGCACATCGAACCTGATGTCTTCCGGATGTTGCCGCACCTCGAAACTTTGGGACTGCGCGATAACGATCTAGATTGCTTGGCGACAGAGGATCTATCCTACCTGCGATCTTTGAAGAGCATCCGCATCGATGGGAACCCATGGCTTTGCGAGTGCCGACAGAGATTGGACAGATATTTCCGCGAGAGGTCCATTAGGTTGGAGGCAGATTGTTCCAGAGAAGTCCACCTGTGCAAGAGATATCAGTGCATGACTCAAATAGAGTTCCCTGTAGTGCCAGTTACCTTCACGActcacgatatgaataattacaATCGTCTAAGG GATTGGACATCGATACGTGGCAGCGAATTTCAGACGAACGTTTTCACGTCGTTGGACCGTCTTCCGGATAAGACCAGCTGGATCGAGATTTCCGGACTGACGATcgagaagctacctcgttatgGGTTCTTCCGGTTTGGAAATAGCCTGAGGAGTTTGGATCTTAACGACTGTCGTATCCGTGAGATCGAAAGCGAAGCGTTCGCTGGGTTGCACAGGTTGGAACGACTCTCGCTGGTCGGCAACCATTTTCGGATGGTTGGCGTCGACTGGTTCCGTGATCTCCTTAACCTGCAACAATTGATCCTACAAAAGAACGAGATCGAGCAGATCGATAGGACTGCGCTGTGGCGTGTTGGCAATAGTTTGAGACACCTCGATCTCCGAAACAATAGATTACGTTGCATCGCTATCGAAGAGTTGGCTGAATTGAAGAAACTCGAACGCTTCGATGCGACCGGAAACCCATGGTTGTGCAACTGCCGCGGAAACCTCCAAAGTTTCCTGACGCTGCAGACTATTGGATTCGAGATCGATGCGGGTCGATGttacgagaacgagaacgataTTTCGGAAGCTGCCGGTGGATGGCGCCAACCTCAG CCCACCACTCCAGAGACTTCGGTTACCGCTGGAAGAGTTCACTGGACCTCTTTCGAGGAGAGTGTCAACCGATCGCGCTTAATAATCGCTAGGCCCCGACCGCCTCCACCAGCGACGGAAATTCCTGTCGTTACACCTCCGTCAGTTGTTTATACCGGACGATGCTACCCCGAGAAAAGCAACGATCAATCCAGTACGATCTACACCTGTCGAGCTATCACCTCGATAGAAGAGCTGTACGCGATACCGGAAACGGTCCGCTCGATTCGCGTGATATTATCCAAGATCAAAAAGATTCCCGGCGATGCTTTCAATCGTTTCAACGGTCATCTATCGAAGCTCGAACTACGCGATTGCGGTATCGAGGAGATCGATGTTCGGGCTTTCCACGAGCTCTACAACCTGGAATATTTGTCGCTGAAAAACAATCAACTCGAAGCCGTCGACGAAAACTTGTTGCGGGGCCTTTGGAATCTCAAACACCTCGATCTTTCGCACAACAACATCTACAGAATAGAAAACGGCGCGTTCGACAACATACCGTATCTGGCCAGTTTGGACGTATCTGAAAACTCGATGAACTGTTTCGGCGTCGAGTACATGGCGGAACGGTTGCGATACCTGTCCTCATTGAACGTCGCGAACAATCCCTGGACTTGTCTGTGCGGGACCAAATTGGCGAAATTCCTGGATGCTCGTCGGATCCGTTACGACAAACATTCGTTGCTGTTGAAGGAGGACTGTTACGCAACGGATCTTCCCGCCATAACCACCACACCACCGCCAGTGACCTCTACCCCGATCCCTTGGAACGAGACCACAGAAACAACCTGCGTTATCGTCGACGATAATGCAGGAATCCGTTACCGATGTATCGGCGCGAACCTGCAGATGTTACAGGCCTTGCCGGCGGATGTCACCGCGATCGAATTTCACGAGGGTCATCTGACCCGACTGCCGGCGGGATGCTTCTCGAAGTTTCAAAATCTTCGAGAACTCGTGATAACGAACTCCGGCCTGACCACTATCGAACAAGGCGCGTTCGACGGCGCGAACAGGCTGCAGAACATAACGATTCAGGATAATCCGTTGGAAATGATCGAATCTTCTTCGTTCCCGCTCGAGAATCTCCAGAGGTTGGATCTACGCGGCAATTTGATTAAATATATCGCACCGAACGCATTCCGCCAGTTGACTCGGCTCGAATATTTAAATTTGGAAGGGAACGATTTGAAGTGTATATTCACTAGCGATTTAAACGAATTACCCGAGGTCTACATCGTCGAGTTCGCCGGGAATCCTCTGAAATGGAGATGTAGAGTGGAGTTGGAACAGTTTCTGGAGGCTCGGAAGATCCGTTTTGTTAGAATCGAGAATTCCTGCGAAGGAAAAAAACTGGTTAGGAATCTCCTGCTGCAGAACAAGACCGATggctcgttcgtttgttcatccgaTTGTTCGCCAGCTAATCAGGCTCTGTTCCATAATCTCCTCATTCCCTTCTTCGTTTTATCACTAATGGCGGTACGGTTCTATTGA
- the LOC117227094 gene encoding uncharacterized protein LOC117227094: MMRFTVCFSILVLGVALTQAGPTVKATEKKSLTEDSNLGSEKEVLKIDDPGSDKDRAKKSASFCVEIKPGSSHPNQVPCKSNQAVVQKSTFDVQSESAAQPVQTYSFVQPSYVQSYSVPQASITLPQQFVQPYQSLQVVQSSSQPYAEPTPSVNIIPSVPQTNVVPQTSVEKPKAKPTPAPSVETKERPKLMRIEQAPEALPVPQETLTVLPVAPAYHEHLYAIPSTSMMIHTEPEQMQVASLLQVPSVSPCGNPLHGILSPCPCQNNMAILSESAVEPMAIKVLSAMPYSTQFARSPVVMPYDSKMHIVPNDHMGKARAQGRTHVHSHINVNADLPHVRQIMESSYPAIYQKSLALGMNTLPVNSYATRGLVDSAYGNSGITINSYPTTFRAASPMIPVVGSLRNAENAENSPLAFEVNDLVQTNKIAREIDSSQLPAKMEEIEQPEDDSMKKNAKKETKEK; encoded by the exons ATGATGCGTTTCACCGTATGTTTTTCAATCTTGGTTCTGGGGGTTGCCTTGACCCAGGCTGGTCCAACAGTAAAGGCAACAGAGAAGAAGTCATTGACGGAAGACTCCAACCTTGGGTCCGAGAAGGAAGTTCTGAAGATCGACGATCCGGGCTCGGACAAGGACAGAGCAAAGAAATCAGCTTCTTTCTGCGTGGAGATCAAGCCTGGTTCCTCCCATCCGAATCAAGTTCCCTGTAAGTCTAACCAAGCCGTTGTTCAGAAGTCCACTTTCGATGTTCAGAGTGAATCGGCTGCTCAACCTGTTCAAACGTACAGCTTCGTTCAACCTTCTTACGTCCAGTCTTATTCAGTGCCTCAAGCAAGTATAACTCTGCCTCAACAATTTGTTCAACCTTACCAATCTCTTCAAGTGGTCCAATCATCTTCCCAGCCTTATGCTGAACCCACTCCATCTGTGAACATCATCCCATCAGTTCCTCAGACAAATGTTGTCCCGCAAACTTCCGTAGAGAAACCAAAAGCTAAGCCAACTCCAGCTCCCTCGGTAGAGACCAAGGAACGACCAAAGCTTATGCGTATCGAACAAGCTCCAGAAGCGCTTCCAGTACCGCAAGAGACTTTAACTGTGTTACCAGTCGCTCCCGCGTACCATGAACATTTATACGCTATTCCATCGACTTCCATGATGATACATACTGAGCCAGAACAAATGCAAGTAGCCAGTCTTCTTCAAGTTCCATCGGTGTCTCCTTGCGGTAATCCTCTTCACGGAATTCTGAGCCCATGCCCTTGCCAGAACAATATGGCAATATTGAGCGAATCTGCTGTGGAACCCATGGCCATTAAAGTATTGTCTGCAATGCCCTACTCAACCCAATTTGCAAGATCTCCAGTTGTGATGCCGTACGATTCCAAAATGCATATTGTACCAAAT GATCACATGGGGAAAGCCAGAGCTCAAGGAAGAACCCACGTCCACAGTCACATCAATGTGAACGCTGATCTGCCCCACGTGCGTCAGATTATGGAATCAAGTTATCCAGCCATTTACCAAAAATCACTCGCTCTTGGAATGAATACCCTGCCAGTCAATTCATATGCCACCAGGGGATTGGTGGACAGTGCCTATGGAAATTCGGGAATCACAATCAATAGCTATCCCACGACCTTCAGGGCAGCTTCTCCAATGATACCTGTTGTTGGTTCTCTCAGAAACGCGGAGAATGCTGAAAACAGTCCACTGGCATTCGAAGTCAATGATCTTGTACAAACGAATAAGATAGCGAGGGAAATCGACTCGAGTCAATTGCCAGCGAAAATGGAAGAGATCGAACAGCCAGAAGATGATAGCATGAAAAAGAATGCCAAGAAAGAAACCAAAGAGAAATAA